DNA sequence from the Malus sylvestris chromosome 10, drMalSylv7.2, whole genome shotgun sequence genome:
tcAATAGAAATCTGATCTAGGTCCAAGTCTCAGACTCTCAACCTCATAACCCTTTAGTGATCAGTATAAGTTCACCTGTATAACACACCGTTGTCCGGAGATGCTCTTTCCATACTCATTGAGTAAAGCCTCTGTCGCAAAAAAGTACTCCTCTTCCGGTTGCTGCATCTCTTCCTAGTGATCCACCAAGATCCTGATTTGcacgaaaaaaaaacaaacaaaatgcaAACAAAATTTAACTGAATGAAAGAGGACAATAgacttttgacaaaaaaagaaaaaaagaaaaaaaaaaggacaatttACTGAAGCAACTTTCCATGATTTACTTACAATCATGACACAGAACATAAACATTTCACACTAACTGTCATTTTTAAAGTAGAATGTTCAATTATATCATGATGTTAAGTACCAGTCCCAAATTTGATAGCATTCCAAATATCTGGTTCCTTGTCCTCTAACAAATCAATGCACTTGGCATTGGCATAGCAACCACCTTTAATGTTTGACACACCATTGTTGCTCCAGCAGTGCTCATCATCTCCAATCAGATACTGATTATGATCCGTAGACAGAGTAGTCTTCCCAGTACCTGCAACAAACATCCCAGGATCAATTACACAAACACGAAAGAAACTGAAACACAAAAGAATGATGTATCCATTGCCAATTGATGGTACACATAAAATTATCATGATTCATACCTCTGCGTCGATATGGAATTTTATAAACTGGACAAATGGAACCCAATTTCATCGATTTCACGGTGCAAGTGCTGTAAAAAATAAGCAAACACTGGCAATATAATCAAGCACATTCCAAGTATTAatacatccaaataaaacctaACTTCGTATGCGAATAACAATGAAGGTAGAGATTACTTGCAGAAGAGATTATTGCAATTGAGTGAATCCGCAGAACTGAGTAGACTCAAACTGCAAAACAGATGGGGAAAAATCAAAGCCAGTAACAGAGTAAAGAGAAATTTTAAATCTTTAAACAAATTCTAGACAAAATCATGTAAAGGGTCCGTTTTGGCTACCACGAAACTTAGTATACATTTGAATATTATTACATTTTAATACAAAAATTTAGCTTTATTCAGATAGGAGAGATCAAAGGTTGCATCATTCAGCTTCACACATGGCCACAACACAATTTCAAAAACTCTGTCATATCAAAGTCACATTCTTTATCAAACTCCCACTCCGGAATCAAACAGAGGTTGATAACGGACAAAAAGAAATACAAAGTACGAAATATAATCAATATCATCAGTCAAAACTTGCTGCAAAGGGTGAGGGGTCAACCATGTGACTTTTTGCCCCTTAACCTCGGCCTGCATGAACAAACAACGGAAGAATTCATACCCAAATAACACAATAACATAAAATGCTCAGTTGAAGATTTGATAAGCAGTGTACAGTACATAACCAAACCTAATAATATATGGCTTTAACAGATACAAAGACTTTATGCAATTTATGAGTCCAAGATACGTAAGCTTGCCATTCATGACTCAACCTGGTACGAAAGCAACACCAGTATTAAGGGAAGATTCCACAAAACGATTAACTCCTCATCAATTCATACTTCAGAACTCCTTTTATttagaaaaattcaaatatctACCTTCGACAGTTATGAATGCGTTTGACATCAATTCTGTCCTCAATAGCAGGTAATGCCATAAAGAGGTGAACCATTGTGAGGCAGTCATCAATATCTCTGAGTGCGTCAACGAATTTTGGATATCTGCAGTTCCAAACATACCAAACAACAACTGTCAGAGGTTCTACATACAATAACAGACACGCAACTAACTTTTTAACAGTAAGAAAAACCCAACAAACCTCTGCAAAATAATTCTATCTAATTTGTAAGTGGGTCTTCTCTCTTTCAGGAGAGCAGCCCGTTCCTTGTTTTTCTTCGCATCGGCTTTCTTTTCTTTCGTATGCTCTTATCTCTCTCAACCGCTCGAGTAGCAGTTCATGCTGAATGAAAGAGACATCCTTCAAGTGATAATAGGTATGGTGATTTCCTTTCACCTTTTTCTTCGGCTCCTGAGGGAACACGCCCTTTAGAATACACAATTTCCTATAATTTCCAACAGCATGCACATGTATTAAGCAATCATACAATAATTCAACCGATAAATCCGAATAATGCACAAACCCTAAATTCAAGAAAACATCAAaaccccagaaaaaaaaaaaatcaaattctttCAGAAAAATCAAAGATTAAAACAATTAGCAACTTAGATCCAATAATCTGATTGTTTCTCAGAAAAAAATAGCTTGCAATTATTGAACCAAGACAGAATTTGCAGCACTAATTAAGAGAGAATTACAGTTTTATTTACTTGTGACTAAATCTTTGTTGTTTTGTGGTAATTTGTATAGCGGACAGccaaacaatatatataattattcaaACAGTTTCTGGTGCAGCTGTTGAAGGGCGACTCCTGCTTTTGAGTGACTGAAAATTCTACAGTGACTCGAATAAAGAAATTGAACTAATAATAACGAAGAGTTGGAATCACGATACTCACCTAGACCAAATCAAAGAGAACATTTTGATCAGCTTTGATCTCGTTGATGAAGCCCGCCAAACTTTTTGAGAGTCTAATCGCCACAAAACATAAGAAATTCACGGATTAGAAACACACAAAACACGACCGCAGATCACGAAAAAAACCCGAAAACTTTACGAAACAGAATCCCTGAAAATTCACAAAAATCATCGACaaaaattttcccttttttcacAGATCGGCAAGCAATTGTGATGCAGATTAAATAAATGCAAATCAAACCCAAATTATACAAAAGCTTCAGACTTTAATCAAACCCAGTTGATTTATCTCAGTGTGATCTGAGCTAATACTGGAAGTAACACAAAAAACTCCTAGAATTTGAAGAACCCTTGCTCATACCAAAATCCAGATCAGAGAAAAAGAAACAGAACTGTTGCTCAGCTGAGAAAGTTTCTTCCTTTcgcaaccaaacaaaaacaaaatattgataAACAGAACTGTTTATCATCCCTGGCCGCAGTCTCTCTGTGCACCCCTCGCCGACAAAAAAACATAATCAACCTTTCGGGCACCCCTACCCCTTGCTTCGTTCATCCtaccctccctctctcctcttctctctGGCATCCCTGTAGGCTGCAGGTCTCCCCTGCTCTCTATCAGTGACTAGGTGCAGCCACCTCACCCCCATTCCCACCCGCCGAATCTGTTCAAACCAACCAAAACAGGCCCCGTGTAGAGAACAACAAAACCCCAGCCGGAGCGCCAACCCACAAAGCCCATTCCTTAAAGTAATAGCATGGCCGTAAATAAACTGAAATGTCTTACAAAACACTATTCACATGAATAGTGCCAATTTCCCTccttctttagactaaagtaataattCTTGTAAGGATAATGACAAGCAAAGAATGGGCCTTTCAAAAGTCGTTGGTTTTCCAAGCGGACGATCCTCTTAAATTAATTGCAAGTTGGAAATTAAATTAACCCAATTTGAGAGTCAAGGGAGTTAATTTGCATATATAACTCAACTAAAAGTGTATGGAGTTAAATACCAACATCATTCgactgattttttattaaatttttactaCTTCGATATTTGGTAAAAATATATGGAAGTAAGTACGGATAACTACAAAATCTTTAGAGgtaagtttttaaaattttcaaaaagaaaTGCTGAAGAGGCTCTCTTAAAGTGTGGCTATCCATGGTCTCTACTACCTCATAGTTTAACATTAATTCTTATGTTAACATTGTAAA
Encoded proteins:
- the LOC126585437 gene encoding uncharacterized protein LOC126585437 isoform X3, with the protein product MNGKLTYLGLINCAEVKGQKVTCLSLLSSADSLNCNNLFCNTCTVKSMKLGSICPVYKIPYRRRGTGKTTLSTDHNQYLIGDDEHCWSNNGVSNIKGGCYANAKCIDLLEDKEPDIWNAIKFGTGSWWITRKRCSNRKRSTFLRQRLYSMSMERASPDNGVLYRYNLISLPLALSLSLSPSL
- the LOC126585437 gene encoding uncharacterized protein LOC126585437 isoform X1; translated protein: MNGKLTYLGLINCIKSLYLLKPYIISLSLLSSADSLNCNNLFCNTCTVKSMKLGSICPVYKIPYRRRGTGKTTLSTDHNQYLIGDDEHCWSNNGVSNIKGGCYANAKCIDLLEDKEPDIWNAIKFGTGSWWITRKRCSNRKRSTFLRQRLYSMSMERASPDNGVLYRYNLISLPLALSLSLSPSL
- the LOC126585437 gene encoding uncharacterized protein LOC126585437 isoform X2; translation: MVHLFMALPAIEDRIDVKRIHNCRSLSLLSSADSLNCNNLFCNTCTVKSMKLGSICPVYKIPYRRRGTGKTTLSTDHNQYLIGDDEHCWSNNGVSNIKGGCYANAKCIDLLEDKEPDIWNAIKFGTGSWWITRKRCSNRKRSTFLRQRLYSMSMERASPDNGVLYRYNLISLPLALSLSLSPSL
- the LOC126585437 gene encoding uncharacterized protein LOC126585437 isoform X4; protein product: MNGKLTYLGLINCIKSLYLLKPYIISLSLLSSADSLNCNNLFCNTCTVKSMKLGSICPVYKIPYRRRGTGKTTLSTDHNQYLIGDDEHCWSNNGVSNIKGSWWITRKRCSNRKRSTFLRQRLYSMSMERASPDNGVLYRYNLISLPLALSLSLSPSL